The DNA window ATTATTCTCCTTCCATAAAGCCGAGGTCAGGTAGCTGATCAAGGTGCTCGGCGTAACGTTTGAGATTGAATTTTCCTTCATTTCGCATCACATCAAAAATCTCTATTGAAACAGCACATGCCATCATCGCAATGGCTTCCTCACGCGAATGACCAGTCATCATTAAACGCATCAAAGTTTCTTTCACTTTAATTGGATTGCCATCTTCAAGTTGATTTTCGATGACTTCAATCAATTCTGCTTCTTCTATAAACTGGTTTTCGTTACTCATAAACTTTGTTCCGATTTGAAATTTGGCCCACTATGCCACAGTTCGCTTTTCTCTACGCACTCTATTATCGATGGCACAACTATTTTGCGGAAAAATTCGGCAAAACGATTTGTGATTGCCGTCGCGGATCTGTTGCCGCTGTATGCTTTCTGTTAGAATCTGCGTCCAGTTAATTGAAGTGGTGTTAAGTAATGTCTGATAACAGCCAAAAGAAGGTCATCGTTGGCATGTCCGGCGGTGTAGATTCATCGGTTTCTGCCTATCTCCTCAAGCAACAAGGCTATCAAGTCGAAGGCCTGTTTATGAAGAACTGGGAAGAAGATGATAACTCTGAGTATTGTACCGCAGCCGAAGATTTAGCGGACGCTCAAGCTGTTTGCGATAAACTTGGCATTCACCTGCATACGATTAATTTTGCCGCAGAATATTGGGACAATGTGTTCGAATATTTCCTTGCCGAGTACAAAGCAGGTCGAACGCCAAACCCAGACATTCTTTGTAACAAAGAAATTAAGTTCAAAGCCTTCCTTGAGTTTGCCGATGAAGTTCTTGAGGCAGACTACATTGCGATGGGTCACTACGTGCGCCGAACTTTCCCTGTTAACGGTGAAAAGCCACAAATGCTGCGTGGTTTAGACGGCAATAAAGACCAAAGCTACTTTCTGTATACTTTGAGCCACGACCAAGTGGCGCGTAGCCTTTTCCCTGTCGGTGAGCTGGAAAAACCCGAAGTACGCCGTATCGCTGAAGAACAAGGTTTGATCACCGCGAAGAAAAAAGACTCGACCGGTATCTGTTTTATCGGCGAACGCAAATTCACCGATTTTCTCAGCCGCTATTTGCCTGCTCAACCGGGCAACATTGAAACCCCAGAGGGTGAAATTGTTGGTCAGCACCAAGGTCTGATGTATCACACCTTAGGTCAACGTAAAGGCCTGCACATTGGTGGCCGCAAAGGCGGTGGTGGTAATGAAGAGCCTTGGTTTGTGGCCGAAAAAGATCTCAAACGCAATGTGCTCATCGCAGTACAGGGACAAGAGCATCCGCTACTGAAATCTGAAGGCTTGGTCGCCTCTCAACTGCACTGGGTGGATCGTGAGCCAATTCGCGAAGTGATGAAATGCAGTGTAAAAACTCGTTATCGCCAGCAAGATATTGCTTGTACAATCATTCCTATTGATGATGACAACATTAAAGTGATCTTTGATGAGGCGCAAATTGCCGTGACACCAGGGCAGTCGGCGGTTTTCTATCAGGGCGACGTTTGCCTTGGTGGCGGTATCATCGAAAAACGCATTCCATACACTCAAGCTTAGGAGACGTTACGTGGCGAATACACTTTATGACCGCACTATCGCATTTGCTGGCATGTGCCAAGCTGTAGCACTGGTTCAAGAAGTGGCGAAAAACGGACATTGTGATCAAGATGCCTTTGAAACGTCGATGAAAGCCATCGTGAATACCAATCCAGCCAACACACTGGATGTATTCGGCCATGAGCAAAGCCTCAAATTGGGGTTGGAATGTCTGGTCAAAGGCATCGACAGTACCCCTTCTGGCAACGAAATTACTCGCTATCTGATCAGTCTGATGGCCTTGGAAAGAAAGCTGGTACGTCGTAACGATGCGATGGCTCAGCTCGGCGACAGAATCCAGATGTTGCAGCGTCAAACAGAGCACTATGATCTCCTTGAAGAGCAGATGATCAGCAATTTGGCAAGCGTTTATCTTGACGTAGTGAGTCCGATTGGCCCACGCATTCAGGTAAACGGCACCCCTTCTGTGCTGCGTCAAACTGCCAATCAGCATAAGGTTCGGGCACTACTGCTCTCTGGTATTCGCTGCGCCGTATTGTGGCGTCAGGTTGGCGGCAAACGTCGCCACTTGATTTTCGGTCGTAAGAAGATGATCGAACAAGCCCAAATTCTCTTGGCCAGAATGTAACTGTTTAGCTCGCGATAAAACGCGAGCTAACTTTTTCGGGCTAAAATAAACTCCGCGCAAACGTTTGCGCAATATTCGTGACAATTGCCACAGTTATTGGTATAACGCTCACAAAATTTAGAAACCCAATTCAGGAGAACATCATGGAACTGTCAGCATTGACAGCTGTTTCACCAGTAGACGGCCGTTACGGAAGTAAGACGATTGCATTGCGCGAAATCTTCAGCGAATACGGTTTACTTAAGTACCGTACTATCGTTGAAATCCGTTGGTTACAAAAGCTTGCAGCAACCGATGCAATCAAAGAAGTCCCAGCGTTCAGTGCCCAAGCTAACCAATTCCTTGATGACATCGCGGCAAACTTTTCTGAGCAAGATGCGCTTCGCATTAAAGAGATCGAGCGTACCACCAACCACGACGTTAAAGCGGTTGAATATTTCTTAAAAGAAAAAGTGGCAGGCGAGCCTGAACTGCACGCAGTAAACGAATTTATCCACTTCGCTTGCACCTCAGAAGACATCAATAACACCTCTCACGCTCTGATGCTTAAAGAAGCACGTGAGACCGTGATTCTACCGGAAATCCGTAACCTGATTGACGCCATCAAAGCATTGGCAGTGGAATATCGCGACATCCCTCTTCTATCTCGTACACACGGTCAGCCAGCTTCTCCATCCACCATGGGTAAAGAGATGGCAAACGTGGCGTACCGTATGGAGCGTCAATACAAGCAGATCGAGAATGTTGAGATCCTAGCGAAAATCAACGGCGCAGTTGGTAACTACAACGCTCATCTTTCAGCTTATCCAGAGCTTGATTGGCACAAGTTCTCTGAAGAGTTCATCACTGAGTCGCTTGGCGTAACTTGGAACCCATACACAACCCAGATCGAACCACACGATTACATCGCTGAGCTGTTTGATGCCGTGGCCCGTTTCAACACCATTCTGATCGACTTCGATCGTGATGTTTGGGGTTACATTGCCCTTGGTCACTTCAAACAAAAAACCATTGCTGGCGAAATCGGTTCTTCAACCATGCCACACAAAGTGAACCCAATCGACTTTGAAAACTCGGAAGGTAACCTTGGTCTTGCCAATGCGGTGTTCGGTCACCTAGCGCAAAAACTGCCTATTTCTCGTTGGCAACGTGACCTAACTGACTCAACGGTTCTACGTAACCTAGGCGTTGGTGTTGGTTACGCCATCATCGCCTACACATCGACGCTTAAAGGCATTAGCAAGCTGGAAGTCAACCGTGAAGCACTACTTGCTGAACTGGACAAAAACTGGGAAGTGCTGGCTGAGCCAGTACAAACGGTGATGCGCCGTT is part of the Vibrio cidicii genome and encodes:
- the purB gene encoding adenylosuccinate lyase gives rise to the protein MELSALTAVSPVDGRYGSKTIALREIFSEYGLLKYRTIVEIRWLQKLAATDAIKEVPAFSAQANQFLDDIAANFSEQDALRIKEIERTTNHDVKAVEYFLKEKVAGEPELHAVNEFIHFACTSEDINNTSHALMLKEARETVILPEIRNLIDAIKALAVEYRDIPLLSRTHGQPASPSTMGKEMANVAYRMERQYKQIENVEILAKINGAVGNYNAHLSAYPELDWHKFSEEFITESLGVTWNPYTTQIEPHDYIAELFDAVARFNTILIDFDRDVWGYIALGHFKQKTIAGEIGSSTMPHKVNPIDFENSEGNLGLANAVFGHLAQKLPISRWQRDLTDSTVLRNLGVGVGYAIIAYTSTLKGISKLEVNREALLAELDKNWEVLAEPVQTVMRRYGIEKPYEKLKELTRGKRVDGEAMRQFIDGLELPEHEKARLKEMTPANYIGQAIELTDKL
- the hflD gene encoding high frequency lysogenization protein HflD, encoding MANTLYDRTIAFAGMCQAVALVQEVAKNGHCDQDAFETSMKAIVNTNPANTLDVFGHEQSLKLGLECLVKGIDSTPSGNEITRYLISLMALERKLVRRNDAMAQLGDRIQMLQRQTEHYDLLEEQMISNLASVYLDVVSPIGPRIQVNGTPSVLRQTANQHKVRALLLSGIRCAVLWRQVGGKRRHLIFGRKKMIEQAQILLARM
- the mnmA gene encoding tRNA 2-thiouridine(34) synthase MnmA, with protein sequence MSDNSQKKVIVGMSGGVDSSVSAYLLKQQGYQVEGLFMKNWEEDDNSEYCTAAEDLADAQAVCDKLGIHLHTINFAAEYWDNVFEYFLAEYKAGRTPNPDILCNKEIKFKAFLEFADEVLEADYIAMGHYVRRTFPVNGEKPQMLRGLDGNKDQSYFLYTLSHDQVARSLFPVGELEKPEVRRIAEEQGLITAKKKDSTGICFIGERKFTDFLSRYLPAQPGNIETPEGEIVGQHQGLMYHTLGQRKGLHIGGRKGGGGNEEPWFVAEKDLKRNVLIAVQGQEHPLLKSEGLVASQLHWVDREPIREVMKCSVKTRYRQQDIACTIIPIDDDNIKVIFDEAQIAVTPGQSAVFYQGDVCLGGGIIEKRIPYTQA